Proteins encoded together in one Camelina sativa cultivar DH55 chromosome 9, Cs, whole genome shotgun sequence window:
- the LOC104712109 gene encoding uncharacterized protein LOC104712109 translates to MSNCRFLYHNGVVLEAPPVTTFLESHTGAYTTTRTINNGTSLLFWERHMKRLSNSIRILLNSKPDLLFSSSGASSASSPRIWMNHHHHHQPVPYSSIYDLVNGSMSEALKSVVVNESGRSSYGGEELAVTVLVSGNVEKLNRLEDDDEERKVLDLLHVSLHIGAYSSGVGENAASLALVGRGRDVAAAKYSDWVRLRKPLEKFRPLSTTELLLSNDGDHLLEGCVTNFFVVCRRVKKSSENLYGGSLSEFEVQTAPITDGVLPGVIRDLVIEVCLSKGIPYRERAPSWSDRELWEEAFITSSLRILQHVGTIKVPVGSLEALACNKPEEIQWKEKKFKEGPGMITEVIQKAIMERVDIQVYWLVATTRRRMERDEETERDWLPPREAA, encoded by the exons ATGTCGAATTGCAGATTTCTCTACCATAACGGTGTCGTTTTGGAAGCTCCCCCAGTCACCACCTTCCTTGAATCGCACACGG GTGCTTATACAACGACGAGAACGATTAACAATGGAACTAGTTTATTGTTCTGGGAGAGACATATGAAGAGACTCTCTAACTCGATTCGTATCCTTTTGAATTCAAAGCCCGATCTTTTGTTCAGTTCTTCTGGGGCCTCCTCCGCCTCATCACCGCGGATTTggatgaatcatcatcatcatcatcaaccagtTCCTTATTCGAGTATTTACGATCTAGTCAATGGTTCGATGAGCGAGGCCCTGAAGTCTGTTGTGGTCAATGAAAGTGGAAGAAGTAGTTATGGAGGAGAAGAATTAGCAGTAACTGTTCTTGTCAGTGGTAATGTGGAGAAATTGAATAGgttagaagatgatgatgaggagagaAAGGTTCTGGATTTACTCCATGTTTCGTTGCATATTGGTGCATACTCTTCAGGTGTTGGAGAAAACGCGGCGAGTTTGGCTTTGGTTGGTCGTGGTCGAGATGTTGCTGCTGCTAAATACTCAGACTGGGTTAG GCTGAGGAAGCCTCTGGAGAAGTTTAGACCTCTTTCGACCACTGAACTTCTTTTGTCAAACGATGGTGATCATTTGCTTGAGGGCTGCGTCACCAACTTCTTCGTAGTCTGCCGCAGG GTGAAGAAGTCATCTGAGAATCTCTACGGCGGGAGTTTGAGCGAGTTTGAAGTGCAGACCGCACCTATAACTGATGGTGTGCTTCCAGGAGTTATAAGAGACCTTGTCATCGA AGTGTGTTTAAGCAAGGGGATTCCATACCGCGAGAGAGCACCCTCGTGGTCTGACCGTGAGCTTTGGGAAGAAGCCTTCATTACAA GTAGTCTGAGGATTTTGCAGCATGTAGGAACGATTAAAGTACCAGTTGGTTCATTGGAAGCATTGGCTTGTAACAAACCTGAGGAGATTCAGTGGAAGGAGAAAAAGTTTAAAGAAGGACCTGGGATGATCACTGAAGTAATCCAG AAAGCGATAATGGAGAGAG TTGACATACAAGTTTATTGGTTGGTTGCCACCACgagaagaagaatggaaagaGACGAAGAGACGGAAAGAGATTGGTTGCCACCACGAGAGGCCGCCTGA